tcAAAACTGAATTGAATCGAAGACCCGGCACGAGTAAGGCCAGGACGCTggcatggaaaaaaaaaacacaaaacgatTACCATGTGGCTGATGTTTGTTGTTGCAAATAATCAAAATCCATTATCGTCAATCCAATTTCCATTTATTAGAAAACGGTCAGGAAACCAGAGAGGAATCCAAAGAATCGTTGGAACCATCCAGTTCCACTAAAAATGGTGCGTATGTTTATTTTCAATGATTAATTCCTAATTCAGCTAAAGTGTGttctagtttttttattatttagaactCATAGAAAAATGAATGTGGTGATCAAAGAAAATGAGGTATAAATCGAACAACTGAAACAACAGGTGTCTTAAAATAAAACGACACAGAAGACTCTTCTCTTCAGTCTGTGAGTGACTTAAACTTATTtgttatcaaaaataaatcaaataaccAGAAAATGTGTCTGAATGTACtaagtgtatttatttgcacACTAGTTTTCGGTTCTGGTCAGTTACAGAGTTCAGTTGAGAACAAAGAGGAACCGCCAGGATTTCCCGCTTCTTTCATTTTCTCGGCGCGCAAAGTTTAAAAATCCCACgtgatttgtttttgaagtcAGCGCTTTGAAGTTTACCCGCCGAGCgaaacagccaatcacagcGGGGGGATGACGCAGCGCTATTTGCATGCTGGATGTATAACAGCGACCTCACCGCTGTCAGCGAGTCATTCGTTGCTGTCGGAACCAGCGAAGAGGAAAAATGCCCGAACCCGCCAAGTCCGCGCCCAAGAAGGGCTCCAAGAAAGCGGTCACCAAGACGGCCGCCGGCAAAGGAGgcaagaagaagagaaggaccAGGAAGGAGAGCTACGCCATCTACGTGTACAAGGTGCTGAAGCAGGTCCACCCCGACACCGGGATCTCCTCCAAGGCCATGAGCATCATGAACTCCTTCGTCAACGACATCTTTGAGCGCATCGCCTCCGAGGCCTCCCGTCTGGCTCACTACAACAAGCGATCCACCATCACCTCCAGGGAGATCCAGACCGCTGTGCGCCTCCTGCTGCCCGGTGAGCTGGCCAAGCACGCCGTGTCCGAGGGAACCAAGGCTGTGACCAAATACACCAGCTCCAAGTAACCAGCTCTGCTGCTGATGCTCCAACCCAACggctcttttaagagccacTCACTGCATCTGGAGAGCTTTGATTTATGCACTGAGACATTTAGAGttattaaccctcctgttatgttgcgggtcaaattgacccgttttaaagtttaaaatattttttttaaatagttggaagtattttttttgcatgaaactttttctatttgtcttaataggtgcacgctacaaataaattaaaaatttattcattttacacatttgtaccaacccctaggtctactttttacatagatactgtttgggtcaatttgacccggtagtcaggttaaagtgcaaaagaagattaaaaaatgtccaattctatatgtttccttgcagctatgaaccatatttcaccacacaaacacaacacatgcacacacacaaacacaccccaccACACCCCTACATGCGCATGTGCACGCCCACAAGCcgactttctcactattctctttacttcactaggaaactgcgagaaagcaggtgttcacacaacgTTTGAcaggaatcttttctgttcctgtggacaaactccacccacactgagtggacactcagcaggagtggaggaaaacataaatactctctgcatgactaaATGATTTTTATCTGTTCTGGGTCCatttgacccagaacagtatgtgtgtctcaagttaaagatcacccattgaaaaaaaaaaaatgtaatataaaaaaatttatcaaagatcaatttcaaggaaattatagttttttatttttaggtttttttcagtggacattaaaaatgtaaattccattttttatgtccaaatgagtaaatgagtaggttatcgtcattgatccttaatttttgagaaataataaaacatcattgcacaaatattgattgaaatggttagtattggagttactaatcagatacaaaaatgttttggaggaattttttggtttctgacactattgtatgattaaacactccctgggtcaaattgaccatGAACAATTtggctgtacctcagaaacgaacataataGGAGGGttaaaatatgacatgtttGTCCTGTGATGCTAAACTGGGAAGCTACAAGCAAAGTGACGGTGCAATCTAGCAAATGAAACTGTTTACTTTGCCATTGCAATCCACTTGTTGAATGAAAGTTGGTGGCATTAATGTTAATGAAGCATTTCAAAAGCTGCATAATTGTAcgttaaatttattttagatgtttctcagacatgcaaaaaaaaaaaagtaacttcttGACACTAACctcacaaatataaatatctgtGAATAATCAGTTTTCTAATTTGTACAGATGCAGCATGtgaagttgatttttttttttgtcagaacgTAAACGTTGCTTTTCAAATCCCGTCTTTCATGTTTGCTACAATCTGAGCTCAGAGGAATGTGGACAAAACCTGCGTCGGTGTTCAGGTCCTGCAGCGGTGAGTGAAGGAGGTCAGCAGAGCGGAGAGTTTAGACGGCGCTGAGATTCTTCTGCAACATGACGGCATGTAAAACTACAcctgaaaaatatcaaatattttttacaaacttacCAGTTCtctagtgtttttcttttctttttaaaggttaatcttttttaaaatatgttttgtacaccaatgttaaatttctggaaagtctaatatattttataaactaacagctgCCATCATAGCTGGGTGTAGAACCCAGATGTGATGCTCTAATGACGAGTAGCACAACTTCAATATAGTTTTAGTAAGTAACTGCAATAAATGAcacaagtaaaagtaacaaaGCATTTGgtgaaatgattattattattattattaactactgTTTGACTGATCATAATGTAATATTACCCATTTATTTCAGCAGACATGAATAACAATGACGTTATGTGCACTGTTAggtattttaaaaccaaaaatgaaaaatattaatacaagaCAACAAATAAAGGTTAGATGGAACCTAACAAACATTTAGCTGTgtatcatgttttatttttttatggattaAAATCTGTTCTTCATTCAGTTAAGTTGCTTGACTCTCTTTCCAGGTTGaagctacatttaaagttttcaatGAATCACTTTGGGTTTCGCAACAATTGGATATTTAaggtctttattttatgaatcgATTGCAATTGGTAGAATTGAATTTCTAAATGGAATAGTGGGACACCAATCAGTTTACTGGTTGAGCTGGAGTCCTTATAGCAAAAGTTTCCAATGAGACATTATGGTAAACAATGATAACAGCTGAGCCAGGTCACCtgcaaccaaaaatattctaGTTTTCTGAATGGCACTTGTTAGAAGTTCAAAGgtcctttggtttgtttgtaaattatattcataatgtgaataataagaaaaatgtttggcaaataaacaacaaaattgcTCTGTGAATGGACGTACTAAGTTGGCCACAAttgttgactaaatgttttactgaccAAACCTCTTTTCCACCTCGTTCTTCTTAAATAAGCCAGAGgctattatattttatatgtttgtaacttatttattttaagagtaccATTCACAACATCACAATCTATTATTTGAACTTCAGCACCAGCAAGtatttgtttatatctgttttcttaatctGCAATGGACtggcgatctgtccagggtCCAGCCCTCATGACCCACTATAGGGATAAACGTGCGTGTATgataattaatggatggatgaatgtaatgtacatttgtctccaaaatattgatttgattcatgttttatgacttttgtttGAGATAGATAGGGTGTAAAGATAGATAAATACATCTCCATAATGATTCCttattgttgcttattttaGATTGTTACTAATATAAttctaaataaagatttaataaagatttaaaaataaaaaagggacaTACCACGTGACATATCACGTTTTGTAGCCATTTCTTTActgtttaatttgtatttttaatgttgaaagtgTTCTTGGTGTTTTGAAAGgcgttgtcaaataaaatacattattattctaattattataACACGGTTGGTACAGGAAATATTGTCactagcgcccccttcatttccggaatGAAATAGtcataaggtatgagactgacagtggtccgtcccgCCCCTTTccgtttgctgcagcgaggtgaaCTTGGAATTTTtagcaacataaaataaagtttcacaATGTTCACCAAAAACTAACTTGTGTTAGGGACTGTTAAAGTCTCCCAAGCTATTTAAATTCCTGTCAAAActttgtagatgttttttttttcatgcatttacaATCAATAAATGAAGGACTGTATTAGTGGattttattacatattattttcttattatttggTGGAAGCTTTACATAAGCCCATTGGGCGTTGGCATCttcctgcattgtttttttcttttttcttcataaaattaaaaactaaaaactgcagctttccCATTCATTTCCAATCCACCAGCAACTTCTGTCTAGAGTCCATGGAATAGTCGTTcaaaataccaataaaacaaattacatggTTTATGACAAACTAGAACTGGaacttttatgtctttttctctgACCGTTTCCCGCCGTGTTCCTTGGGATTCATGGGATTCATGAAGATCTTTGGTCTCTCCATTCTCTGAAAATCCTCTGATTCAGTTATGAAACAAATGGATTGATGCTGACATTACAGACAATACAACTATTTCCATATAAAATGGCCTCAATTTGTTTCAACTAGATGTGATTATTTGGTGTCAGAGCCAAGGGACCAGGATCACCTGAAACTAAAACAgtaagagcaaaacaaaataaccatGAACTAAAATGGAGACTCATTTCAGAGTTCTTGAGACACTGCCCCCTAGTGTGCAGGGGCACACTTGGGGGCAGTCACCCTAATCAGTCACCCTAACACTGTATAACCCCCCCACCCACTCCCCACCAGCCCAATTTCAATATGGGGGCGGGGGGCTGGTTGGTCAGTGTGGtagatttctcaaacactgacatcatcatcattccaTAGATGAAGGAAAACTGTGATGTCACAACTAGAGTCatgcttgtgatgtcatcagcactGTATGTATGTAGCAAACTGCTACCTTCTTGTCATAGCTTCCTGCACTACTGACGAGTTCAGACGTACGCAAAGCGCTTTCAGAAGGAGattgtttgcagaaaaagacagatttgAACCAGCACTGTTTTGTATAAACATGTCATATCCAACACAACAATACTCCAACGGTGGGATGAGACCCCAGCAGTCAGATTTTATAGCTGAACAACAGCAGCAAGGCTGGGAAGAGAACAGACCTGTGATGGACTTCCAGAGAGAGATCCAAAGACTCGGATCTCTTTTTGAAATGGAGAGAGCGAAATGGTTTGACGAGACCCAAAAGCTGGCCTCCACCCAAAAAGTACTACAGGAGACAAAAAATGAGCTGCAGAGGCAGAAAACTCTTAAGGAGATTTTCATGAAAATGAGCAGAGAGTTAAAGACAGAACTAGAGGCAGTAAAGACGTTTAGCAGTCCAGAAGCTATAAACGCTTCTGACAAGATGCAGCTGAACTATAATGATGACAACAAGGAGAAACGTCTGCAGAGAGAGCTAGATCAGATGACGACTTCTTACCAACACCTGAAATGGACGTATGAAGCTGATGTTTCTACGCTAAGACAACAAAACAAGGATTACCAGCTCGAAATAACTCGTTTGAACGAAGCACATCTGGAAAAAGCCAGGAACGACCTTGAGCTCATCAACACACtgagagcagaaaaagaaagtctgGACCAGAGAAGGAGAGAAGAGTTGTCTGTCCTGCAACAACAATCCAATCAGACAATAAGACATCTTAAAAGTATTCTGGATCTGGCTACTATTTCTTTTGAGGGACTTAAAGCCAGACATGAAGTCGAAGTTTCTGGCCTGATGCAGCAGGCAGACATTTTGAAGCAGGATGTAGCTAAAGAGAGGGAAGCTTCCTCACTGAAAATCATGGAGCTTGAAGATGAGAAGAAACATCTTATAAAAGAACTAACTGACTTCCAGAAACTGCACTCTGGCTGTGAGTTTAGTTTCAAAATGGagcaggaaaaaatgaaatctcaCCTTAAAGACGGAAATGAATTTGAACCACCAGGAAAAAACATGGCAAAGTGTcaagaaggaaatgaaaaagacacaaacagcaTTTCTGACTCTGCAGCCAAAAATCAGGACCATCACTTAGAAGAAACACTGGAAGAGGACATTGATGTTCCTCATGGATCGAACAAGGAGGCAAATAATTTTATGGTAGAgagagatcctgaggccacagACATGAGAGACAGCTGTGTGGCAAATCAGTCAGAGGAACCAGTGGAGGCAGCGGGCAAGAAAACATCCGTATGGAAAAGGATACAGGACagttttaagctaaaaaaatcacaacagaagAAGAGCAAGAAAACATCTTAATAGAGCAACTAGGAGAAAATGTCTAGAGAATTTCTGAACCGTTtgcaaaaccccccaaaaaatctcttattttagaccagaacaaaaaaaatggccgtgggttttctccgggtgctccggtttccccccaggatttcaaaaatgatgtaaattggGGTGATTGACTATAATGAACATTGTCCTCAAGAAAGGTAGCATTAATTTCTAGAAAACTGAATTTGCAAACGGTTCAGATTAGAGAAACATAATGTCAGGTGagagttgctctccacaggttgctctccacaagttgctctccacacgTTGCTCTCCACACGTTGCTCTCCAcacgttgctctccacaggttgctctccacaagttgctctccacaggttgctatccacaggttgctctccacacgtTGCTCTGCACACGTTGCTCTCCAcgggttgctctccacaagttgctctccacacgTTGCTCTCCACACGTTGCTCTCCAcacgttgctctccacaggttgctctccacacgttgctctccacaagttgctctccacacgttgctctccacaagttgctctccacacgttgctctccacaggttgctctccacacgtTGCCTTTTGTCACCAGTGTCTAGATGCAGTCAAGGTTTTGATGGGATCCGTTTTAGTTGCCTTAGCGTcgcgtctctgctttttgcagatgtgatgaggtcctattggcttcaACAGCTGTGAGCAAATAAACTTTGTTGTCGGCCTAACAAGGCGAATGCCTGAACTGGAAAAGGAGTGGCCCTTGCTGGCCCTTGCTGGCTCTtggtggcccttggtggcccttgcTGGCTCTTGCTGGCTCTTGGTGGCCCTTGCTGGCTCTtggtggcccttggtggcccttggtggcccttggtggcccttgctggcccttgctggcccttggggcccttggtggcccttggtggcccttggtggcccttgctggcccttgctggcccttggtggccctgcCCATTCAGATTTCTGGCTCCCCACAAGACAGACTATGAAGATACTTTGAACTAACCAATAGCATACAAAGCTAATGCTGATGTTACACCAGTGAGTCACTAAGGAGAGTCTTGAAGCTCAGCACAGATGGACAGAGTACAGAAAagatgttgcagtttttttacaaataatcatGCAAGTTGACTAATGTTGTTGTATCCACAAAATGTTGGCTAGATGATGACTAGTTAATTAATGCCAATATATCATGAAATGCCTGTTAACATGAATATTAATGTTGCTGTTAACCCATGTAATATTCCTTGATAGATAGTTGTTGCCAGGAATAAACCcagttctctttattttctttgcaaaagttgttctcactgttgcttttgatatatttcaaagaaatgtttattgtcacAA
The window above is part of the Xiphophorus couchianus chromosome 14, X_couchianus-1.0, whole genome shotgun sequence genome. Proteins encoded here:
- the LOC114157218 gene encoding histone H2B 1/2-like, with translation MPEPAKSAPKKGSKKAVTKTAAGKGGKKKRRTRKESYAIYVYKVLKQVHPDTGISSKAMSIMNSFVNDIFERIASEASRLAHYNKRSTITSREIQTAVRLLLPGELAKHAVSEGTKAVTKYTSSK